Genomic DNA from Actinopolymorpha sp. NPDC004070:
GCGACGTGTCCCTCGCAGTCGATGGAGAAGTTGTACCGGCCGATGCCGTCCCCGGTCGGCCGGGACTCGATCCGGGTGAGGTTGACCCCGCGTACGGCGAACTCGTCCAGGATCTCCAGCAACGCCCCCGGGTGGTCGTCGCGGATGAACGCCACCAGGGACGTCTTGTCGGCGCCGGTCACCGGCCCCGGCGCGGCCGGCCGGGTGGCCAGCACGAACCTCGTCACCGCGTCGGCGTTGTCCTCGATCTCGTTCGCCAGCACCTCGAGCCGGTACCGCTCACCGGCGATCCGGGGTGCCACCGCCGCGTCGAACTCCGAGCCGTCCTCCGCGACGGCGGCGGCAGCGGCAGCGGTGGAGGAGGCCAGCGTCACCTCCGCCTGCGGAAGGTTGTCCGCCAGCCAGCGCCTGCACTGCGCGGCGGCGTGCGGGTGGGTGCTGATCCGCTTGCAGTCGGCCAGTTGCGTGCCGGGGCGGGCCAGCAGCGCGAACGACACCGGCAGCAGGATCTCCCGGGTGATCGCCAGGTGACCACCGGCGAGTTCGTCGAGGGTGACGGGGACGCCGCCCTCGACGGAGTTCTCGATGGGTACCACCGCACCGTCGGCCGCGCCGGAGCGTACGGCGTCCAGGGCGGCGGGGACCGTCGCGCAGGGTTCGGGATCGATCCGGTCGATGTGGGGCAGGGTGCGCAGGGCCGCCTCGGTGAAGGTCCCGGCGGGACCGAGATAGGCGTACCGGACACGTGCGGCTTCGGTCACGCTCCGAGAGTAGACCGGCAGGACCGGCCGCCCGCGCCAGGCCCGGCTCAGGTCTTCGGCCCCGAGGGCCTCACGAGCCGGAGGGCTCGACCCTTCCGGCGACCCCGTCCAGGATGAGCTCGAGCCCGAACGCGAAGTCGGCGTCGTCCGCGGCCGCGTCGGGGGTGTCCGGCGCCGGAGTCTCGAACAGTCCCGACGCGAACAGCCGGGCCATCTGTGGAAACCGCCCCGGCTCGACGAGGCGTTCCAGCGCCCGGCCGTACGCCCGCTCGGCCTCGACCTGCCCCAGCCCCTCGGGCCTGCTCTCGGCGAACTCACCTGACCTGCGTACCGACTGCGCGACGTAATCGCTGATCAGCGACAGGATGCCCACCTTGGGCCCCCAGTCCAGGCTGGTGCCGGACACCGCGGTCAGCGCGGCCTCCATCCAGGCGATCTGGTGCGGTCCCGCGGGCGGTCCGGTGGCCGGTATCCGGGTCAGCCACGGCCGACGCCGGAACACCGAGCGCTGCGCGAACGCCCACGTACGCAGCCCTGCCCGCCAGTCCTGCGGGTCGATCGGCGGCGGCGAACCCAGGGCCGAGTCGGCCATCAGGGCGAGCAGTTCGTCCTTGGACCCGACGTGCCGGTAGAGCGACATCCCCGTGAAGCCGAGCTTCTTGCCGACCCGGGGAAGGGTCACGCCGGCCAGGCCCTCACGGTCGGCGATCTCCACCGCCGCGGCGACCACCTGGTCGACGTCGAGAGCGGCGGGCCGCCCGAGCCGGGAGGGCTCGGGGATTCGCCACAGCCGGCGCAGCGGCGCCGGCACGTGGTCGTCGTCGCTGCTCATGACCCCCTCGTTCCCGCCCGCGAATGTGCCGGAATGTAACCGTCATCCTGCCAGACAGAGTTAGTTTCCCTCTGATAGTTTGTTGATCAAACTTAGTCGGCATCCGCTGAACCCGACCATGGGGGACACCATCAACGTCGACGTCGCACCCTCGACCCGAAGAGGGCCGGTCCGGCCCGCCGAACGCGCCCTCGCGCCCGACCTCGCGCGGGGAGCGATGCTGCTGATCATCGCCGTGGCCAACGTCGCGGGAGTCGTCTTCGCCGGCGAGCCCGGCCTGGACACCACACCGCACGGCGCCGAGCGCATCCTCAACTTCTGGCTCTTCGACCTCGTGCACGCCCGCGGCTATCCCGTCTTCGCGGTGATGTTCGGCTACGGGATCGTCCAGCTCGCCCGGCGCCAGGAAGCCGCGGGCGCCACACCCCGGTCCGTCCGCTCGGTGCTGCTGCGCCGCAACGCCTGGCTCGTCGTCTTCGGGCTCGCGCACGCCGCCCTGCTGTACTACGGCGACTTCCTCGGCGCCTACGGCATCGTCGGGATCGTGATGACGCTGGTGCTGTTGCGCCGCGGCGACCGCTTCCACCGGATCGTGCTCGCGATCTGGGCGCTCACCCTGGTGGAGGTCACGGTCTTCGCGGTGCTGGTGGTGAGCCGCCTCACCGGAGGTGCGAGCGGCTCCGCGGGCCTCCCGCCCAAGCACATCGACTCACTCGCCGCGGCGAGTTACCCGGCGTCCGTGCTGGACCGCCTCGGCGAGTGGCCCGCGCACACGCTGACCGTGCTGCCGTTCATCGTCATCACCTGGCTGGGAATGTGGGCCGCGCGCCGCCGCGTCCTCGAGGAGCCCGCCCGGCACCGGACCCTGCTCGGGTGGACCGCCTTCGCCGGACTGGGGATCGCCGTCGCCGGGGGCCTGCCCGCCGCGCTGGTCTCCGCCGGCTGGCTGCACGCCGACGAGTCGGTCGCAGCCCTGGCGCTCACCCTGCACGGCGCCAGCGGCATGTTCGCCGGGCCGGGTTACGTGGCGCTGTTCGGGCTGATCGCCGCGCGCGTGGCCACGACCACCGGGCCCGGACCGGTCGTCGGCGCCCTCTCCGCCCTGGGCCGGCGCTCGCTGTCGGGATACCTCACCCAGTCGGTGGCCTGGCTCGTCCTGCTGGCTCCGTTCACGATCGCCCTGGGCGGCCGGTTCGGCAGCCCCACCGTCACCGGCCTGGTGGTCGCGGTCGCCGTCTGGCTCGGGACCGTCGTGGCCGCGGACCGGCTCGACCGCCGCGGCCGTCCGGGGCCGGCGGAGTTCGTGCTCCGCAGGCTGACGTACGGACCTCGCGACGGCCGGCCGTAGGCCATCCGGAGGGGACCGGCGAGCGACAGAGGTGGCGGGCTGTGACAGCGGTTGGATTGGTCTGGAATCGCCAGCGGCATTCGGCTCAGCCACCCGGTCCGCATGCTCCTACGGTGAACGCATGACGAACCAGCAGACCGGTTCTCTCAAGCAGACCGGCACCTTCCAGCGGACCGGCAACTCCCCCACCACCAGCCCCTCCCTCGCCCGGCGGCTCGGCCGTACCGACATCGAACCCAGCGCCCTCGGCCTGGGCTGCTGGGCGATCGGCGGGCCGTTCACGATGTTCGGCCAGCCCGACGGCTGGGGGGAGGTGGACGACGAGGAGTCGGTGCGCGCGATCCGGCGCGCGCTCGACTTCGGCGTGACCTTCTTCGACACCGCCGACGCGTACGGCACCGGGCACAGCGAACGCGTGCTCGGCCGGGCGCTCGGCGCCGACCGGGAGCGGGTCGCGGTGGCCACGAAGTTCGGCTACACCTACGACGAGGAACGCCGCGACCTGACCGGCAGCGACACCTCACCGGCGTACGTCCGGCGCGCCTGCGAGGCTTCGCTGCGGCGCCTGGGCACCGACTACATCGACCTGTACCAGCTCCACGTCGGCGACCTGCCGGCGAGCGAGGCGCTCGGAGTCATGGAGACGCTGGAGGACCTCGTGGCCGCCGGCACCATCCGGGCGTACGGCTGGAGCACCGACGACCCCGAACGCGCGGAGTTCTTCGCTTCCGGCACCCACTGCGCGGCGGTCATGCACGACCTCAACCTGTTCCGCCCGGCCACCGAACTGCTCGCCACCTGCGCCCGGCACGACCTGACCAGCATCAACCGGACACCGCTGGCGATGGGCCTGCTCACCGGGAAGTACGGCCGGGGTTCCCAGCTTCCGGCCGACGACGTACGCACGGTCGCGACCTGGCAGCCGTGGTTCGACCGGGGCCGGCCCTCGCCCCCGCTGCTGACGAAGCTGGACGGCGTACGCGAGATCCTGCGCAGCGGCGGCCGGACGCTCGCCCAGGGCGCCCTGGCCTGGATCTGGGGCAGCAGCGACCGGACGATCCCGATCCCCGGCTTCCGCTCGGTCGCCCAGGTGGAGGACAACGCGGGCGCGCTGGCGCACGGTCCGCTCACCCCGTCGCAGGTCGCCGAGGTGAACGCCCTGCTACGCGGTCCCGACGACGCGACAGCGTGACTTTGCGGTTGGAGTCGGGGCCGGAGTCGGAGTCGGGGCTGACGTCAGGCGCCCGCGATGGCGTCGACGTGGGCGACGTTGGCCCGGTCGTCGGCCTCCTCGCTCGGCTCTCCCTCGAACCACGCGTCCAGGATCTCGGCCAGCAGCGGCTCGGAGACCACCCGCAGGCTGAGCGCGAGGGCGTTCGCGTCGTTCCAGCGCCGGGCCCCGGTGGCGGTGTAGGCGTCGGCGCACAACGCGGCCCGCACCCCGGGCACCTTGTTGGCCGCGATCGAGGCGCCGGTGCCGGTCCAGCAGCACACCACGGCCTGGTCGGCGCGGCCCTCGGCGACGTCGCGGGCCGCCGCCTCGCTGGCCCAGGCCCAGTCGTCACGGTCGCCGTCGTCGCCGGGGTTGAGCGCGCCGTGGGCCAGCACGTCGTGGCCGCGGCGGCGAAGGTCGGCGACCAGTGCGTCGGCGACGCCGGCCGCCATGTCGGAGGACACCGATATGCGCATGTCAGTGAACGTACTCCGGACGACTCCGGAAACGACACGTCGGTGGGTCCCGGGGAAGCCCGGAACCCACCGACATGTACGCCGAACGGCGGAACGGATTCAGGCCGCTCGTTCCACGTGGAACGAGAGCTCGATCAGGCGCAGGCGATCAGACCTCGGTCTCGGACCGGTCGCCCGACCACTCGAGGTGGAACGAGCCCTCGGCGTCGGTCCGGCGGTAGGTGTGCGCACCGAACAGGTCGCGCAGCCCCTGCAGCAGCGCTGCCGGCAGCCGGTCGCGGCGCAGCGCGTCGAAGTAGGACAGCGCGGCACCGAACCCGGGCACCGGGACACCCGCGGCGGCCGCGGTCGCGACCACCCGGCGCCAGGCCTCCTGGCCCTCGTTGACCGTACGGGCGAAGTACGGGTCGACCAGCAGCGACGGCAGGTCCGGCGTCTTCTCGTACGCCTCGCGGATCCGGTCCAGGAACCGTGCCCGGATGATGCAGCCGCCGCGCCAGATGGTGGCCATCGCGCCGAGGTCGATGTTCCAGTCGTACGCCTCGGCACCGGCCCGGATCATGTCGAAGCCCTGCGCGTAGGCGACCACCTTCGACGCGTACAGCGCGCGGCGCACGTCCTCGACGAACTGGTCGGGGTTGTCGACCGTCTCGCCGGCCGCCTTCTGCGACGGCCCTTCGAGGACGCCACGGGCAGCGTCGCGCTGCTCGGCGTGGCCGGACACCGAGCGCGCGAAGACCGCCTCGGCGATGCCGGACACGGGGGTGCCGAGGTCGAGCGCGATCTGCACCGTCCAGCGGCCGGTGCCCTTCTGCTCGGTCTGGTCGAGCACCTTGTCGATGAACGAGCCATCGCCACCACGCGGGTCCTTCGCGGCGAGGACGTCGGCGGTGATCTCGATCAGGAACGACTCCAGGTCGCCGGTGTTCCACGTCCGGAAGATCTCGGCGAGCTCGTCGGGCGTCTTGTCCAGGACGGTACGCAGCAAGTCGTACGACTCGCCGATCAGCTGCATGTCGGCGTACTCGATGCCGTTGTGCACCATCTTCACGAAGTGCCCGGCGCCGTCGGCGCCGACGTGGGTGCAGCACGGCGTGCCGTCGACGTGGGCGGAGATCGACTCCAGGATCGGTCCGAGCGTCTTGTAGGCCTCGGCGGTGCCGCCGGGCATGATGCTCGGGCCGTTCAGCGCGCCCTCCTCGCCGCCGGAGATACCGGTGCCGACGAAGTGCAGGCCGCGTTCGCGCAGCGCCGACTCGCGCCGCCGGGTGTCGATGAAGTGGGCGTTGCCGCCGTCGACCAGGATGTCGCCCGGCTCCAGCAGCTCCGCCAGTTGGTCGATGACCTCGTCGGTGCCGGCGCCGGCCTGCACCATCACGATGACCTTGCGCGGACGCTTGAGGTTGCGGACCACGTCGGCGAGCGACTCACAGGCGATGAAGTTGCCCTCGTCGGCGTACTCCGCGATCAGGGAGTCGGTGCGCTTGCGAGTGCGGTTGTGCACCGCGACCGTGTGGCCGTTCCGCGCGAGGTTGCGGGCCAGGTTGCGCCCCATGGTGGCCAGGCCGGTCACCGCGATGTCGGCCTTGTCCGGCGTTTCAGGCGTCTGCACGGACGCCTCCTTCTCGGACGGCTCCGGCTTCGCGGCTGTGCCGCCGGGCTCGGTCGTCGTTTCGGTCATGCCTTCGATCCTCTCGCTACGGGCGGCTCGATCCGCAGTCGGGTCGGTACCACGCCGGGTGGTTCGGGGAGTCGGAGCGGGTTGTGACCGGGAGTGATGCTCCCGAGGACGGTCGCCGCGTCCGCACCGGTGCAGGCCGGGACCGTTCCGGTCACCCCGTGGAAGGTGAGGAAGCCCAACAGGGCGAAGGCATAGGCCTCCTTCGCGTCCGACGGGAGTCCCAGGTCGTCGATCGGCCGGATCCGCACCGCGGCGCCGGTCAGTTCCCGGATCCGACGCATCAGCCACGTGTTCCGGACCCCGCCGCCCGACACGACCAGCTCACCGATCCGGTGGGTGGCGCACTCGGTCGCCACCAGCCGGGCGGTCAGCTCGGTGACCGTGGCCACGACGTCGTCCGACGGCAGGTCGGGGACGCCGAGCAGCGCGGCGTCGAGGTAGCCGCCGTGGAACAGTTCCTTGCCGGTCGACTTGGGCGGCGTACGGCGGAAGTACGGCTCGTCCAGCAGCGCGGCGAGCAGCTTCTCGCTCACCGAACCGGACGCCGCGATCTGCCCGTCGACGTCGTACGGCTGGTCGAAGTAGCGCCGGCAGGCGAGGTCGACGAGCGCGTTGGCCGGCCCTAGGTCGTACGCCAGGACACCGCCGTCGGGCCGGACCAGCGTCAGGTTGGCGATCCCGCCGAGGTTGAGAGCCGCGCACGCCGTCGGCCCCGGCGGCAGCAGCAGGACGTCGAGGATGCTCACCAGCGGCGCGCCCTGCCCGCCCCGGGTGATGTCGCGACTGCGCAGGTCGGAGACGACGGGAACGCCGGTGCGTTCGGCGATCCAGGCGGGCCGGCCGAGTTGCAGGGTGCCGCGGGCCCGGCCGTCGTCGATCCAGTGGAACAGCGTCTGGCCGTGGGACACGACCAGGTCGGCCCGGCCACCGGCCAGCTCCTCCACGCCGCGGGCGGCCGCCTCGCCGAACGCCTGGCCGAGCACGGTGTCCAGCCGGCACACGTCCGCCATCGAGGTCGGCGCGGGCGGCAGGGTGGCGCCGATCAGCTCGCGGATGTCGGGGTCCAGGGGGTGGGCCAGCGCGCCGAGGGGGCGGAGCACGATCGTGGTCCCGTCGAAGGCGAGGTCCGCGGCCGCCACGTCGATTCCGTCGTACGACGTACCGGACATCAGGCCGACCACCCGGGTCACCGGTCCCGCGCCCCGCCCCGCGCCGGGGGTCCGGGGGTCGCGCCCTGACTCCGTCTGCACCCGCGTCCGCCTCCCGCCGTGCGTAGCCCGGTCCGCTCTGTCGGCACTCTGCCGGCAGTCTGTCGGCTCGCAGACTACGGCGACCAGCGCCAGTGGCTCGCCCGGCGGGCGGAAGCGGCTGGAAGCGGCCACCGACGGCTGCTGTCCACGTCGGCGGCGGCCCTATGATTCACCTTGACTTATATAAGTCGATCGCAAATGATGACGGCGTTGCCCCGGCGATCCCGCGGGGCCGAGGACGGAGGCCGCCAGTCATGGACGTACGCACCACCACCGTAGGCACCGACCCCGGCTCCGACATTGGCTCCGACGTGGGCGGCCCCGACCCGGGTGCGGCCGAGCCCGGGACGGTCTGAAGGATCGACCTGTGCACGCCTTCGACGTCCTCGGCGATCCCGTACGACGGCGCATCCTCGAACTCCTCGCCGACGGCGAGCAGTCCGCCGGCGCGATCGTGGAGACGATCCGGGCGGAGTTCGGGATCAGCCAGCCGGCGGTGTCCCAGCACCTGCGGGTCCTCCGCGAGAACGGCTTCGCGAACGTCCGGGCCGATGGCACCCGTCGCCTGTACGCCGTCGACGCCGCGCCGCTGCGCGAGGTGGACGAGTGGCTTGAGCGATACCGGCGGTTCTGGACGCAGCGGCTGGACGCGCTCGGGACCGAGCTCCGCCGAGGGCGGCGCGGCACCGACACCTGAGCAAGGCGGACACCTGCAGCGGGACCGGCATCCGAGGAGTCAGGCACCGCGGCCGGCGTACGACTGCAGCGCCTCACCGAGCGCCCGCACCTCGGCGCGCAACTCCTCCGGTCGGCGCACCTCGAACGGCCAGCCGAGCCCGGCCAGCATCAGCGCGGCACCGGAGAGGCGTTCGGCCCGCATGGTCAGCAGCACCCCGCCGTCCACCTCCGTCAACGTGGCCAGCGTCGCGGGGACCCGCCGGCGTACGTCGTCCAGTGGCGCGTCCAGGACGACCTCGACCTCGTGCGCCCACGGGACCCGGGCCAGCGACTCGCTCACCCGGGCGACCGGATCGAAGTCGGCCGGCGCCTCGAAGCCGACGCCGGTCGGGGTCGCCGCGAGGATCCGGTCCACCCGGAAGGTGCGCACCTCGTCGCGCCGGTGGTCGTGGCCGGTGACGTACCACCTGCCCCGGTCGACGACCAGGCCGTACGGGTCGAGGTCGCGCTCGGACCGCTCGCCGCCGCGACCGGCGTAGGTCAGGTGCACCCGTCGCCGGCGCCGCGCGGCGGAGGCGAGGGTGAGCACCACCGCGGTCGGCGGCACCTCGTCGGTCCGGGCCGGCCGGGTCAGGCCGAGGGTCTCCTGCACGGCGGTCACCCGGTCGCGCACCGCGTCGGGCAGGACGCGGGAGATCTTGGCCAGCGCGCTCTCGGTGGCGGTCGCCGTCGTGGTGGTGGACAGCCCGGCGGCGCGCGCCGCGACGAGTCCGAGCACGACGGCGGTGGCCTCGTCGTCGGTGAACATCAGCGGAGGCAGCTTGTAGCCCGCGCGCAGGCGATAGCCGCCGTAGCGGCCGCGCTCGGCCTCCACGGGCACGCCGAACTCGCTCAGCCGGGTGGCGTACCGACGGACGGTGCGCTGGTCGACGCCCAGCCGCTCGGCCAGCTCGGCGCCGCCCAGCCGGTGGTGGGCCTGCAGAAGTTCGAGCAGCGCGAGGACCCGGGTCGTGGGGTGCGGTCGCTCGGCGGGGGAGGAGTTCGGCGACATGTTCCCAGGATGCCGTGCAATGCGGGCGGGTTCGGTCCGGATTTGGTTCTAGCGTGGCTGTCGTTGGTCGGGGGCAGGTCTGCCCGGCCTCCCCTGACCAGCCGCTTCTCCGCTTCGTCCGTTTCTCCCCGCTCCCCCGAGCGCTCCCGGAAGGAATCCGCACATGGCCACGTACGTACTCGTCGCCGGCAACTGGCTCGGCGCCTGGGCATGGTCCGGCGTCACCGCACGCCTGCGTGCCGACGGCCACGACGTCCACCCCGTCACGCTCACCGGTCTCGGCGACCGGGAACACCTCGCGTCCCCCGAGGTCGACCTGGACACCCACGTCGCCGACGTCGTGCACACGATCGAGTACGCCGACCTGCACGAGGTGATCCTGGTCGGCCACAGCTACGGCGGCTTCCCGGTGACGGGTGCGGCCGAGCGGGTGACCGACCGGATCGCGCGCCTGGTCTACGTCGAGAGCGGCCCACTGCCGAGCGGGACGTCGCAGCTGGACATGATCGAGCCGGAGGAACGCGAGGCGACGCTGCGGCGGATGAAGGAACGCGAGGACGGCTGGCTCCTTCCGCCGCCGTCGGCGGCCGAACTCGCCTCCGGCGCGCCGGTGTACGCCGGACTCGACGAGGCGGCCCGGGCGTTGTTCACCGCCCTGGCGGTCCCGCAGCCGCTCAACGCCACCGCCCAGCCGCTCGACCTCGCCGACGGCGGCCGCCGCGACGCTCTGCCGCACACCCTGGTCACCTGCATGTTTCCCGTGGAACAGGTGCGGGCCATGGTCGCCGAGGGACATCCGTACTTCGCCGGGTTCGCCGGCAAGGAGTGGACCTTCGCCGAGGTGCGGACCGGGCACTGGCCGATGCTGTCCGAACCCGAGCGGCTGGCGCGGGCGCTCGCCGAGCTCGGCTGAGCGCCTGCGCCCGCGCTCCCCTCGCCCGGGGTGGGCTACCTGGAGCCGGTCGAGGCCCCTGCGGTCGAGGCCCCGGCGAACGCCGAGCCGTACCGGTCGCCGACCGCGGGCGGCAACGCGTCCAGCTCGGCCAGCGCGTCGGCCGGCAGCTCCAGGTCGCCCGCGGCGGCGTTCTCCTCGAGGTAGCGCAGCCGCTTGGTGCCGGGGATCGGTAGGACGTACTGCCCCTGGGCGGCCACCCAGGCGAGGGCGACCTGGCCGGGCGTGGCACCGACGCGTTCGGCCACCGCGCGCACCTTCGCCACCAGTGCCTGGTTGGCGTCGAACGCCTCACCCTGGAAGCGCGGCAACTGCTTGCGCATGTCGCCTTCGGGCAGGTCGGCCGCGGAGGTGATCGCGCCGGTGAGGAACCCGCGCCCGAGCGGGGAGAACGGCAGGAAGGCGATACCCTGCTCCTCGGTGTAGGGGAGGATCTCGTCGAGCTGGCCGCGGGTCCACAGCGAGAGTTCGGACTGGACGCTGGCCACCGGATGGATCGCCTGCGCCTCCTTGATCTCCTCCAGCGTCGCCTCGGACAGGCCGATCGCGCGGACCTTGCCCTGCGTCACCAGCTCGGCGAGCGTGCCCCAGCTCTCCGCCAGCGGGACGGCCGGGTCGACGCGGTGCAGCTGGTAGAGGTCCACGTGGTCGACACCCAGACGGGCGAGGCTGCCCTCGATCGCGCCGCGGATGTACTCCGGGCGGGCGTTGCGGTGGAGCTGGCGGTTGCCGTCCGGGACCAGCCCGACCTTGGTGGCGAGCACCGCCTGGTCGCGCCGGCCGCGCAGCGCCCGGCCGACGAGCTGCTCGTTGGAGTATGGGCCGTACGCGTCGGCGGTGTCGATCAGCGTGACGCCGAGGTCGAGCGCGCGATGGATCACCTTGATCGAGGCCGCGTCGTCACGGTCGGCCTCGGTGTACGCCCAGGACATCCCCATGCAGCCCAGCCCGATCCTGCCGACCTGCGGACCTCCGGCTCCGAGCGTCGTCGTTCGCATCGTTCACTGACCCCTTCCGTCGCGGCGGATCGTCACGGTTCCGAGCCTGCCAGACCGGCCGCCGGCAGCCCAACGCCGCATTCGTGCAGCCGGGTCGCTCAGCAGCCCTTGAGCTCTCGGACGCGGCAGGGCGATGCTTGACATCATCCGTCAGGTAACTTGACAACAACCGTCCAGCTGCTTGACGATGCGTGTCAAGTAGGTGTCCCACGACGGGTAGGAGGCAGGTGTGACCGCAGCCGGCCGGGAGCACCGCGAGCTCGCCGACCACCTGCTGCACCTGCTGGAACGGCGGCTGTTCGACCCGCTGGAGATCCTGCTCGGCACCGGCCCGCAACTGGACGAACTGCGCGACCGCGCCGTCGCCCAGGCGGCCGAGTGGGCCTCCGACCTGATCGACGACACCGAACGCCAGGCCGCCCACACCCTGGCCCGGCTGATCGGCACACTCTGGCCCGGTGACGAGGCCTTCGACCCACCTGCCTCGTGGTGGCGGACGCCCCTCGGGCAGGTCGCGGCTCGCCGGGTCGGCCACCCGACGGCCACGGCGGTGACCTACGCCGTGGCGGGGGCGATGCTCGGCGTCACCCGGCAGGGCGTACACGACCTGCTCACCCGGGGCCGGCTGGACCGCCATCCCGACGGCGGCGTCACCGTCGCGTCGGTCCGCGAGCGGCTCCGCCAACGCGATGCCGCGTACCGCCGCTGGTGACCGTCAATCCCAGCTTGTCAACGTCAACCACGCTTTGCCTCAGGCTCCGACCCGACACCCAGCGAGCCGAGCCAGCCGGCCGAACCTCAGTACGGAGGAGCTCACATGTCCGCGTCTGCCGCCAACGCCACAACGGATCTCGTGGTCGACACCGGCCCCGTACCCATTGCCGTACGAGACTTCGGCGGAAGCGGCCGCCCGCTGCTCCTGTTGCACGGTGCGGGTGCCAACCTCGCCGCCTGGACGTCGTTCGCGCCGCTGCTGACTCCCGACTTCCGCGTCGTCGCCCCGGACCTGCGCGGGCACGGGCGTTCCGGCGACGGGCCGTGGACCTGGACCGACGCCCTCGCCGACGTGGAGGCGGTGGCCGACCACCTCGGTCTGGCCGAGCCGATCGTCGTCGGCCACTCCCTGGGCGGATGCCTGGCCGCATGGTGGGGGCGCAGCCACCCCGACTGCCCGGCGGTCGTGGACCTGGACGGGCACCGCGGCGCCGAGACCGCTCCGGACAACTACCCGGGTCTCGATCCCGACCGCCTTGCCCGCGAGCTCGCCGCCCTGTCCCAGCTCTTCACCGACCAGGCCGCGGCGATGGCCGAGCCGCTCGCGCCGAAGCAGGTCGCGGCGATGCGCGAGCACCTGCTCGCCACGATGACCGCGATGGGCCTGCCGGCCGAGCAGGCGAACGAGGTGTTCGACCGGGGCCTGGTCGTGCGCGACGGGCAGACCTTCCTGCGGCCGGAAGCGGAGACCGTCCGCGCGATCCGGCCGCTGCTGCGCGACGGCGACGTGCTGGAGACGCTGTACGAGGTGCGCTGCCCCACTCTGCTGTGCGTGGCGACGAAGGATCTCCCCGCCGCGCAGGGGTTCGGCGACCTGATGGCGGCGTACCGGCGAGGACTCGACCGCGACCTCGACCGGTTGGCGGCCGCCAACCCCGCCATCACCGTCAACCGACTGGACACCAGCCACGCGATGCCACTGGAGCAGCCGGCCCTGGTCGCCGGGCTCATCCGCGAGTTCGTCGCCGCCCACGCCTGACTCGCACCCGGTCAGCCGGCCGTCGCGGGCTGGAGGGCGACGCCGCGTTCGTCGGCCTCGCCCGCGGCCCAGGCGTCCACCCACTCGCTGACCAGGTGCAGCAGGAGCAGGTGCATCTCCTGGGTCCGC
This window encodes:
- a CDS encoding alpha/beta hydrolase, producing the protein MSASAANATTDLVVDTGPVPIAVRDFGGSGRPLLLLHGAGANLAAWTSFAPLLTPDFRVVAPDLRGHGRSGDGPWTWTDALADVEAVADHLGLAEPIVVGHSLGGCLAAWWGRSHPDCPAVVDLDGHRGAETAPDNYPGLDPDRLARELAALSQLFTDQAAAMAEPLAPKQVAAMREHLLATMTAMGLPAEQANEVFDRGLVVRDGQTFLRPEAETVRAIRPLLRDGDVLETLYEVRCPTLLCVATKDLPAAQGFGDLMAAYRRGLDRDLDRLAAANPAITVNRLDTSHAMPLEQPALVAGLIREFVAAHA
- a CDS encoding metalloregulator ArsR/SmtB family transcription factor; translated protein: MHAFDVLGDPVRRRILELLADGEQSAGAIVETIRAEFGISQPAVSQHLRVLRENGFANVRADGTRRLYAVDAAPLREVDEWLERYRRFWTQRLDALGTELRRGRRGTDT
- a CDS encoding aldo/keto reductase, which produces MRTTTLGAGGPQVGRIGLGCMGMSWAYTEADRDDAASIKVIHRALDLGVTLIDTADAYGPYSNEQLVGRALRGRRDQAVLATKVGLVPDGNRQLHRNARPEYIRGAIEGSLARLGVDHVDLYQLHRVDPAVPLAESWGTLAELVTQGKVRAIGLSEATLEEIKEAQAIHPVASVQSELSLWTRGQLDEILPYTEEQGIAFLPFSPLGRGFLTGAITSAADLPEGDMRKQLPRFQGEAFDANQALVAKVRAVAERVGATPGQVALAWVAAQGQYVLPIPGTKRLRYLEENAAAGDLELPADALAELDALPPAVGDRYGSAFAGASTAGASTGSR
- a CDS encoding alpha/beta hydrolase — protein: MATYVLVAGNWLGAWAWSGVTARLRADGHDVHPVTLTGLGDREHLASPEVDLDTHVADVVHTIEYADLHEVILVGHSYGGFPVTGAAERVTDRIARLVYVESGPLPSGTSQLDMIEPEEREATLRRMKEREDGWLLPPPSAAELASGAPVYAGLDEAARALFTALAVPQPLNATAQPLDLADGGRRDALPHTLVTCMFPVEQVRAMVAEGHPYFAGFAGKEWTFAEVRTGHWPMLSEPERLARALAELG
- a CDS encoding YafY family protein, yielding MSPNSSPAERPHPTTRVLALLELLQAHHRLGGAELAERLGVDQRTVRRYATRLSEFGVPVEAERGRYGGYRLRAGYKLPPLMFTDDEATAVVLGLVAARAAGLSTTTTATATESALAKISRVLPDAVRDRVTAVQETLGLTRPARTDEVPPTAVVLTLASAARRRRRVHLTYAGRGGERSERDLDPYGLVVDRGRWYVTGHDHRRDEVRTFRVDRILAATPTGVGFEAPADFDPVARVSESLARVPWAHEVEVVLDAPLDDVRRRVPATLATLTEVDGGVLLTMRAERLSGAALMLAGLGWPFEVRRPEELRAEVRALGEALQSYAGRGA